In Crassostrea angulata isolate pt1a10 chromosome 6, ASM2561291v2, whole genome shotgun sequence, a genomic segment contains:
- the LOC128190456 gene encoding uncharacterized protein LOC128190456, whose translation MGTPQYALMCDTCCKNRTLSSYCVDCYESMCIECTKNHQKLLPDHISLPMAESKCPDHHKFYSVYCKMCDMPICRECLIGFHNGHKYSDMNVAKQEKLHEVKTYMKDLKEDVCPLYQSSEDQGNRQLVEYASEIDTVKIMMNEQRERLKTMVDVLCDTMIDSVETTLEEHSSKLKKELSIIVDGKAKIQNEIERCVVLSDRGILEIKDFLETLPHLQDTPARPPALSKPVPSKFFPADISEITLKQMIGTVLLVRVHNNFTCKLPVSNIQACSSNEVWVNFHDERVLTKYSYQQNTNVAIEKESLKLDFKPECFLLMKGDYFLASDRFNHCIWKVDEKGNTESFIKTSPYNPKGLCLNKKQELVVCLSGLTGCLRVYQNEKKYKELGDNLLSAPSKVAQNGDDNYIVLDDHLQSHFVVAIDPKGNCKWKFYGLEENKLATFSPKGVLCDSLQNIIVSDFGNHLVLLLDKNGRFLMNLLCSRYGLWSPRGMCLDSEGKLWVGQGKDGMGECHVVQYIK comes from the coding sequence ATGGGTACCCCACAATATGCTTTGATGTGTGATACCTGTTGTAAAAACAGGACTCTTTCCAGCTATTGTGTAGACTGCTATGAAAGTATGTGTATAGAATGCACGAAAAACCATCAAAAACTGTTACCAGACCACATCAGTCTGCCGATGGCAGAGTCAAAATGTCCAGACCACCATAAATTTTATTCGGTTTACTGCAAAATGTGTGATATGCCAATATGCAGGGAGTGTCTAATTGGTTTCCATAATGGTCACAAGTATTCTGATATGAATGTGGCCAAACAAGAGAAATTGCATGAAGTGAAAACTTACATGAAAGATCTGAAAGAAGACGTGTGTCCTTTGTACCAGTCCTCAGAAGATCAAGGCAACAGGCAACTGGTGGAGTACGCTTCAGAAATAGACACAGTCAAAATTATGATGAATGAACAAAGAGAAAGGCTGAAAACTATGGTTGATGTTTTGTGCGACACCATGATAGATTCAGTTGAAACAACTCTTGAAGAACACAGCAGTAAGTTAAAGAAAGAATTAAGCATCATAGTAGATGGAAAAGCCAAAAtccaaaatgaaattgaaaggtGTGTGGTTTTGTCAGATAGGGGAATTCTAGAGATTAAGGACTTTCTAGAAACACTGCCTCATTTACAAGACACACCAGCCAGACCCCCAGCTTTGTCAAAACCAGTTCCATCCAAATTTTTCCCTGCagatatttcagaaataacCCTGAAGCAAATGATTGGCACAGTCTTACTGGTAAGGGTTCACAACAATTTCACCTGTAAGCTGCCTGTGTCAAACATCCAAGCCTGTTCATCAAATGAGGTTTGGGTTAATTTCCATGACGAAAGGGTGCTCACTAAGTATTCTTACCAACAAAACACAAATGTGGCCATTGAAAAGGAATCCTTGAAGCTGGATTTTAAACCAGAATGTTTCCTCCTGATGAAAGGGGATTACTTCCTAGCTTCTGATAGGTTTAACCACTGCATTTGGAAAGTTGACGAAAAGGGAAACACCGAGTCTTTCATCAAAACTTCTCCTTATAATCCAAAAGGATTGTGTCTGAACAAAAAGCAAGAACTTGTTGTATGTCTCTCTGGGCTGACAGGTTGTCTCAGAGTTTaccaaaacgaaaaaaaatacaaagaactCGGGGACAATCTGCTTAGCGCTCCAAGCAAAGTGGCACAGAATGGAGATGATAATTACATTGTACTGGATGATCATCTTCAGTCTCACTTTGTGGTTGCCATAGATCCAAAAGGAAATTGCAAGTGGAAATTCTATGGCCTAGAAGAGAACAAATTGGCGACATTTTCCCCCAAAGGTGTCCTCTGCGATTCTCTTCAGAACATCATTGTGTCTGACTTTGGAAACCATTTAGTTCTGCTTTTGGACAAAAATGGAAGGTTCCTGATGAATCTTCTGTGCAGCAGATATGGTTTATGGAGCCCGCGAGGCATGTGTCTGGACAGTGAGGGAAAACTTTGGGTGGGGCAAGGAAAGGATGGGATGGGAGAGTGTCATGTTGTGCAATACATCAAATGA